Genomic window (Planococcus sp. MSAK28401):
CTGGGTTTGGCCGCGTACTTCAAACAACACGGTGCCGCTGCCATTCAGCGCATAGCTGCCAAGCGCTGTGCCCGGCAAATCGAGCCCTTGTGAATAAAGCGAGATATTGGTGAATTTCGAATTGCCGTAGGACTGCAGCTCCTCATACGCTGCTACATTCAGCTGACGTGAAAAATCATAATTGTAGCGGTCTGCATATTCGCTGTATTTCGCCCCTTCAGCAGTCGATGGGTCCGGGACGAATTGTGCGGACAGCGATAATGTCACTGGATCCGGCGTGCCATCGACATAATACATCCCTTGGTGATGCAGGTCGATAAAGACGTCGACGGTGCCGTATTCCGCTTGCAACGATTTATAGACCTCGCGTGACACTTGGGCTTCTTTCGTGATAAACCAGCCCGGTTCGTTCGATGCGCCAGGGAAATCTTCGGCTTGTGGTACATAGTCCAGGTCCGGGTTAAAATCGCGGTTGACATCAAAGCCTGGGTTGGCGCCGTAATCATAGCTTTGGCTGATTCCGCGATCCAAATAATTCCATGATGGCGTTGCAGCGGCGAGTTCCGGATAATCCGCCACGACATCGCTCCATGTCATGCTATTGCGGCGCTTATCGCCTTCTGAGGCATCCGGATTCATCATCGGCATGAAGACGATCGTCACTTCGTCGCGCAAGGCTTTCGCCGCTTTCGAGTTGCCGGATAGGGTTTTCAACATATTCAAAATGGCCACAGTGCCTGTTTTTTCGTTTCCGTGAATCTCACTTTGGATCAGCAGCACTTTATCGCCGGTCCCGACAGTCGCCGTATAAATATCGCGGCCTTCAAAGGATTGGCCGGCAACATCCACGGAAACCGAGCCTTTGCTGTTGGCTTCGATGCGTTGAAGTTCTTTTTGCAACTCCGCATAATCGATAAATCCGGAAATGGCGTTGTCATGATGGTGTTCAGTCGGCTGTGCAGGCTCTGCTGCTTGCACCGGCATCGCAAGCATCGCACAAAGCCCCGCCATCGTCATTGTCTTGAATATGTGTTTTTTCACTATCCCCACTCCTTTTCATTGAATAGGCTGAGTATAGCAAAGCTTGTCAATCTCGCCTATAGTTGTCAGAAATTTCAGTTCTTTGGATATATAATCCACAGCGTCAATCGCCCTTCGCCCGTTACCATTGCCGGAGCGCAAATTTCGAGCTCGCTGATTTTAATTGTTTCGTGGGACGAAATACCTGCAGCATCCAGTTGGCAACTGAAGATATTCATCAGTAAAATACTGATTTCTCCGTTAGTTTCTATAAATGGCGCTTTAGGGTTTGCCTATTGCCCTGAATCGGCTACAGTTATACCATCAAGGAAGAAACTGGAGGTTTTCATATGAACGATCCACAAATCCCGCAAGACAGCCTCATCTGGTCTCAGGAAATGGTACGCAGCACATTGCCAAAACGCGCACAAGACAGCCATAAAGGTGTGTTTGGAACGGCGCTATTAGTAGCCGGAGGCCCGGATATGCCCGGGGCTGCCTTGATTTCCGGGCTCGGCGCGTTAACAAGCGGCGTCGGGAAATTGGCAATCGGGACATACCGCGAAACCATCCGCAGCATCGCTCACGCGGCGGCCGAAGCGACGTATGTACCGGATGCGCTGATCCATATCGCCAACGGCACCCATTCACTCACTTCCTATAAAGCCATCGCCTGTGGGCCTGGCACCTTGCCGGATGCCTTGACCGAAGCCGCTATTGACAGTTTGCTGAAGTCTTCTGCCCCACTCATTCTCGATGCAGGTGCATTGAGCGAACGAAGCTATGCCAAAAGAAGCGCCCCGCTTATCTTGACGCCGCACGCCGGTGAATTCAGCCGGATCTCTGGTTATTCAATGGAGCAGCTTAGCGAGTCTCCCGGTTCGTGTGCTTCTGCATTTGCCACGGAACACAATTTGACGCTCGTCTTGAAAGGCCCCCGAACAACTATCGCGTTTCCGGACGGCGAACTGTTCCGCAACCCGACAGGAAATGCCGCGCTTGCAAAAGGCGGCACGGGCGATATGCTGACCGGCATAATGCTCGGCATGCTATGCTGCCATGAAAACTGGCGCTACGCCGTTTTGAATGCCGTTTACTTGCACGGAGCGTGTGCGGACGAATTCATCAAAACCCGCTCCCCCCACACCATGTTGGCACGCGATATTGCGGAGCTGCTGCCGGAAGTATGGAAACAATTCGAGTGATCTGTTGTTCGGAAAATCGTCACATGCGTAATAGCCTGGCTGTGAATTAGTTCACAGCCAGGCTATTTTTTGTTTGTTAGGCTGAAAGTGACTTGAAAGGAGTGTTCGACATGATGAAAAGACTTGGCTACGGCAGCATTTTTCTGTTGATTCTCGCTGTCATTGCCATCGGCGTCTTATCCAGTGAACTGTCTGCTGAAAAATCGATAACAGCGGAAGGCCAGCTAGATAAGGTTGAAACCGCCCAAACAGACCAAGCGACAGCAGGCGTCGCCCACAATCCGCCGTCTTTGGATGAGGTACCGGAAGGACCTGAAGGCGAAGCGGTGAAACGCGGCTATGAACTGGTTAATAACACTTCGGAAGTATTGCGCGCAGATGCCGCCAGCGTAGACGATGGCCAACAACGCGTTAATGAATTGTCCTGTACTAGCTGCCATGCAGGAGCCGGGCTTGAGAAAGATTCCTCTTCACTCGTCGGCATGGCTTCCGCTTACCCGATGTATATCGGGCGTTCGGGTGAAATGGTCACACTCGAAGAGCGCATCAACGGCTGCATGGTCCGTAGCATGAACGGTGAAATGTTTGCAGAAGACGATGAGGACATGGATGCCATGGTTGCCTACTTCAAATATATTTCCGAAGGCATTCCGCAAGGTGCAGAAATGCCTTGGCGCCACCAGAATACCATGGAAGACGTTCCGGTGCCCGATGTCGATAATGGAGAGAAGCTTTACCAGGCAAGTTGTGTAGCCTGCCACGCAGCTGATGGCGCCGGCACCGGCTCGAAC
Coding sequences:
- a CDS encoding c-type cytochrome; this encodes MMKRLGYGSIFLLILAVIAIGVLSSELSAEKSITAEGQLDKVETAQTDQATAGVAHNPPSLDEVPEGPEGEAVKRGYELVNNTSEVLRADAASVDDGQQRVNELSCTSCHAGAGLEKDSSSLVGMASAYPMYIGRSGEMVTLEERINGCMVRSMNGEMFAEDDEDMDAMVAYFKYISEGIPQGAEMPWRHQNTMEDVPVPDVDNGEKLYQASCVACHAADGAGTGSNSGPALWGEGSFNDGAGLARMSKMAGYLQNNMPKGAENTLSDQEASDLAAFVLSQDRPEWKGHEQDWPNGDRPPDAMTKERRDQVTDGTIDWNEVLGKDAK
- a CDS encoding M14 family zinc carboxypeptidase, whose product is MPVQAAEPAQPTEHHHDNAISGFIDYAELQKELQRIEANSKGSVSVDVAGQSFEGRDIYTATVGTGDKVLLIQSEIHGNEKTGTVAILNMLKTLSGNSKAAKALRDEVTIVFMPMMNPDASEGDKRRNSMTWSDVVADYPELAAATPSWNYLDRGISQSYDYGANPGFDVNRDFNPDLDYVPQAEDFPGASNEPGWFITKEAQVSREVYKSLQAEYGTVDVFIDLHHQGMYYVDGTPDPVTLSLSAQFVPDPSTAEGAKYSEYADRYNYDFSRQLNVAAYEELQSYGNSKFTNISLYSQGLDLPGTALGSYALNGSGTVLFEVRGQTQSLGQKEKGQLVKSVERGLTAIVEGVADDSVYSLDPEDYEDIPLTSYSPSSN
- a CDS encoding NAD(P)H-hydrate dehydratase, yielding MNDPQIPQDSLIWSQEMVRSTLPKRAQDSHKGVFGTALLVAGGPDMPGAALISGLGALTSGVGKLAIGTYRETIRSIAHAAAEATYVPDALIHIANGTHSLTSYKAIACGPGTLPDALTEAAIDSLLKSSAPLILDAGALSERSYAKRSAPLILTPHAGEFSRISGYSMEQLSESPGSCASAFATEHNLTLVLKGPRTTIAFPDGELFRNPTGNAALAKGGTGDMLTGIMLGMLCCHENWRYAVLNAVYLHGACADEFIKTRSPHTMLARDIAELLPEVWKQFE